TGTACGAGCCTGGGGCAATGGTCCAGATGCAAGAGGTTCAGGTTATAAAAGTAGCTTTGGGTTGGCCTGTCCCAGATGTAGCATGCAGAGAGGAGCTGGGAGGCCCAGAATGTCTCCAGCCAGAAAAAGCTCTTCACATTACTGCCTTCAGGAGTAGTGAAGACCGTGTGTAACTTGGGGCACCTTTCCATTCGACACCATCTTATACTTCTCCATCCTGATCCTTGGGGTGGTGCAGGGATACTGGTGATGGCCGGGTTATCGTACACATGCAGTGATGTAGCCGCTTCACATAAAAAATGAGGCAATAATAAAGCACAAGTATCTGCCTGTCCAGGGATACTGGTGATGGACGGGTTATCCTCCAAGAGTTTGTTGCTCTGCCCGTGCATGATCACATTTATGATACATGCGACCACTTGGGTCCATTGCCTTACAAATATCTTGGGGCAGTCCCGCATCATCACTATTGCAACTGGGCCGCCCTTCAGTATATCTCTGTACTTTGAGTCCATTAAGGTACTTGTATGCGGTTGGACTTGCACTAGTTCGTCACTGCTTGTTCCTTGGATGTTGCTACCACCGACGGTAGCTGCATGACAGACATCAATATGTATGGATGAGCCTCCTAAATACCATCTTACAGGAGAAAGTGACCTAAGGAACCTTGTATCCATGAGAGAAATCCGCCATCGAGCCTTAAATATTTCTTCTTTCTGTCGTTGGATGGATGGATCGACATGTGGATGTGCAAGTGGTGCTTCCCCTCCGTCAGCTGATGTTGATGTCGACATGGTGTCGATACTCAGCAGCACACCAAACCATCCTTCCCTTATTACCTTCTGAGGCCACAATATTGCCCGGAGCTTCTCGCAGCCTAGCAAGATAAGCTTCTTGGGGATTGAACTGGTTTCCACTCCTCCAAAGTCGAGCATTTTTACTCTTGTGCCTGAGAGGTCCAGCTCATTGAGATTCCCCAATGATCCTTTCAAGAACAGGTTCTTCAATTCTTTGCATCCCCTAAAAGAGATAATCTTTAACCCATCACATCCACCAATAATCACAGTTTTGAGGCTATTGTTGCTTTCTGGCCCAGATAAGGTTGCCATGCCTTGTCTGACGATATTTCCAGAAAAATCAAGAAGCTCCATGTTCCACATACCTGAGAACACATTGTTGTTGAAGTAGCAGGTGGACTTTGTTACTCGGAGCTTGCGAATGTTACGCAGCCGTCCCTGTAGATGGCTCATGTCCCAGTTCCTGGCTCCCATCACGTTTAGCTCCCTCAGCTGGATCATGAGATCCATCACCCTCGCGGACAAGATCTGATCACAATCCGTGTGGCGCAGGTCAAGCACCCACAAGCTTTGGAAGCATTCCCACAACACTGTGGTGTTGTGGTCCAACTCCTCCTCCTTTTCTACATCTATGTTGTGTGTTCTTGTTTGGATGTCTTGGCAATGATCAAGCCACAGGAATCTCAGGCTGTGGCAACATAGGAATGGAGGCAATGAGAAGCTGAAGGTACACCTTGAGAGCTTGAGCACGCCGAGCCGGTGTGAGTGCTGAAACATGTCATCGGGCATAACTCCAGAGGGGCTGAGCACAAATCGACAAGTTGCTTTTGAAATCCAGTATGGAATATGCTCGGTAGACCTTGACAGGTGAGAGGAAGGCATTACTGTTAAATCACCAATATTATGCCGGTTTTCAGTGCCCAACAAACGCAGCTCACGCTGCAGAACATCTCCAACTTGCCAAGCTCTCTCAATGTCTGCCAGTGTGATGATCCCATCGCATACCCAATAGTTACTGGTATGGACAACCCAGTCATAGTCAACGATGTGAGGGCCAATGCAGCATCGTTTTAGCATATATTTGGCACACTCAGCAGCAATTGCCGGATCAATGATGCAATGACCATCCTTATTGCGGGAAACTTGTGCAGCCTCATGGTGCACTAGATAAGACCAAAGGTTTTGCGGATCTCGCCCACCACTGGAAGCTGAAATAATAACATGTGTTGTTGTGCTCTTCTTCACATTGTCTATCACCTTGGGGTCAAGTCGAAACCTCCCTCAGAAAGTCCACAGCATCTTGCTATTGGCATACCCATATAGATAAAGACCAAAATGTGATATATCAATCTCTTCATTGCCTCCATTGTGCAGGATCACCAGGAACCTGGAAATCTGTATAGCTTGATTGATCTCTGCGTTAACTTGTTCTATCTCACCGCGGGAGCCTTGGTCTAAACCATTGAAATCATCCTCCTCATCTTCCTTGTCAAACATGTCCATCACCCATCTGGGAAGCTCCAGCTGCTGCGCGATTTCCCTCTGCACTGCTCTTCTGTTCTCCCACTTTGAGCAATCGATGTGGATGATTCTCTGAAACTCCAGCCCGGCAGGCCTAGCCAATGCCTCATTTGATGGTGTGAGGCGTTTGGCTAAGGCTTGCAGGACGGCAGATGCCCCAAGGCCATCCCATCCATCAAAGTAGATGGCATTCTCTCGGTTGCTGCTTCTTCTAGTGTCCGACCCAAGTTCACAAAGAATCCTTTCGACAGCCACATCAATGGAGTCCGCCTTGATGACCTACATGTGTGTGCAGAGGGGACTTGCGAATCAGTTCAATGTTAAAACTACGTAACCAATACTAAAGGGGCATGCACATTAGTATGCACATACATGATCTGAACTAACTAATGACCGTGCTGATATATAGAAAACTCTACCCAAATGTACCACAATTAAATATTTTGCAAACTATGCTCAAGTAGATGTAAAATATAACATGCAGAATGGAATGAAAAGTGATTTTGTAAAAATACCTCTGTACGCATAGTGAATTTGCCAGATCTGTCAATCTATATAGCCTCTAAGTTGATTCCATTTTGGACTTAAGATCCGGTCAGCTCTTCAACAATATCCTAACTTCCTGTATACATTGATATGCAAGAAGGCACGATAAATAAAACTAGCTTCATAAATCTGAAGAAGCAGGCAGCATGTGAGATGAGCTAGTTTAATATATACCTTGGTTAAGTTGAACATCTGGAACTATCTGGAGAGTACATAGCTCGATAGAGGCCAAATAGATTGTTCAGGTGCTAGTACAAGATGGCCCTATGGAGAGCCAAGCAGGGACAATTGGCGTGCTTCATGCTtttgtgtgtctctgtgtgtgtgtacAAATGCCTTAGACTGAATAAAAGAAAGTAGTGATACCCTTTTGCTGTTTCATTGAGAGAATTAGCTTTTGCTTTTCACTAAAGACAGAAATCAGTTCTTTGCTTGTGGGTGGCTAGCTGCAGGATTTGAAGATAAAGATGAAAGATTGCAAGGCTGTCCATTCACTGTCCAATCTTTTGTGTATTTCAAGGCACCAGGTTGGAAGAAACTCTGAAGTATGGCATACAGATGTGGGTTAACTTGCATATTGCCATTGGGGAAAGGTAAGCGCTACTTGTTATGTTGTGGAATGCGGCTGATGTCTCTAACCAGCATAGCTTGGAGAAACGTGATACATGGATTCGTATAAGGATCATACTAGAAGGCTTCCATCCTTAGCTTTCCTTTATAATCGAAACATGCTTCACACACTGCTAGAAACATTACGCAGACTACTTAATAAACTGCTAGAAGCCTAGAAACATTACACAATACTGAAACTGCCGCACCTGAAAATGTTTTAGGGTTAGCTTATGTTAAATAGC
The sequence above is a segment of the Aegilops tauschii subsp. strangulata cultivar AL8/78 chromosome 6, Aet v6.0, whole genome shotgun sequence genome. Coding sequences within it:
- the LOC109767483 gene encoding uncharacterized protein, translated to MLKRCCIGPHIVDYDWVVHTSNYWVCDGIITLADIERAWQVGDVLQRELRLLGTENRHNIGDLTVMPSSHLSRSTEHIPYWISKATCRFVLSPSGVMPDDMFQHSHRLGVLKLSRCTFSFSLPPFLCCHSLRFLWLDHCQDIQTRTHNIDVEKEEELDHNTTVLWECFQSLWVLDLRHTDCDQILSARVMDLMIQLRELNVMGARNWDMSHLQGRLRNIRKLRVTKSTCYFNNNVFSGMWNMELLDFSGNIVRQGMATLSGPESNNSLKTVIIGGCDGLKIISFRGCKELKNLFLKGSLGNLNELDLSGTRVKMLDFGGVETSSIPKKLILLGCEKLRAILWPQKVIREGWFGVLLSIDTMSTSTSADGGEAPLAHPHVDPSIQRQKEEIFKARWRISLMDTRFLRSLSPVRWYLGGSSIHIDVCHAATVGGSNIQGTSSDELVQVQPHTSTLMDSKYRDILKGGPVAIVMMRDCPKIFVRQWTQVVACIINVIMHGQSNKLLEDNPSITSIPGQADTCALLLPHFLCEAATSLHVYDNPAITSIPAPPQGSGWRSIRWCRMERCPKLHTVFTTPEGSNVKSFFWLETFWASQLLSACYIWDRPTQSYFYNLNLLHLDHCPRLVHVLPFSKWEGDTLGALETLEIVYCGDLREVFPLDPQLQEQDKILEFPKLRHIHLHELPMLQRISGCRMWAPKLETIKIRGCCSLKRLPLVGRNTMPPKVDCEKEWWDNLEWDGLEKYHHPSLYEPSHSLY